From the Gallaecimonas mangrovi genome, one window contains:
- a CDS encoding outer membrane protein assembly factor BamE: protein MKRALLALTLGLSLSGCGLVYRIDVPQGNYLEQDQIDKLQPGMTQDQVTYVLGTPLLVDSFKPGTWYYKYEYRSGRTGKTTTKDVVVHFDANNKLKSVDTSDFKVPADLGGSAKAAASNDKTDATGGKPDAKAG, encoded by the coding sequence ATGAAAAGAGCCTTGCTGGCCCTGACTCTGGGCCTGAGTTTAAGTGGTTGCGGTCTTGTTTACCGTATCGATGTGCCTCAGGGAAACTACCTGGAGCAGGACCAAATTGATAAATTGCAACCCGGCATGACCCAAGATCAAGTGACTTATGTACTGGGCACACCTTTGCTAGTGGACAGCTTTAAGCCGGGCACTTGGTACTACAAATATGAGTATCGTTCTGGCCGCACCGGTAAAACAACCACGAAAGATGTGGTGGTGCATTTTGACGCCAATAACAAACTGAAAAGCGTTGATACCAGCGACTTTAAAGTGCCAGCAGACCTAGGCGGTAGCGCTAAGGCCGCCGCCAGCAACGATAAAACCGACGCTACTGGTGGCAAACCGGACGCGAAGGCAGGTTAA